Proteins co-encoded in one Ziziphus jujuba cultivar Dongzao chromosome 9, ASM3175591v1 genomic window:
- the LOC125418369 gene encoding protein NONRESPONDING TO OXYLIPINS 2, mitochondrial isoform X4 — MAFFCRSALMAGTRSIAARSRTVTPKSIPSPFSSSTTRAIPRASRIVTVLGSVESLMPLHSAIASARLKSSIAMDSTCWSCLSQDFAVPR, encoded by the exons atggcTTTCTTCTGCAGATCAGCTCTAATGGCGGGTACAAGGTCTATCGCAGCTCGTTCCAGAACCGTGACCCCAAAATCAATTCCCTCTCCTTTCTCCTCTTCAACCACCCGAGCCATCCCTCGTGCTTCGCG GATTGTTACGGTATTGGGAAGCGTCGAGTCATTGATGCCACTTCACAGTGCCATTGCATCTGCTCGACTCAAATCTAGCATTGCCATGGATTCTACCTGCTGGAGCTGCCTTTCTCAag
- the LOC125418369 gene encoding protein NONRESPONDING TO OXYLIPINS 2, mitochondrial isoform X2: MAFFCRSALMAGTRSIAARSRTVTPKSIPSPFSSSTTRAIPRASRIVTVLGSVESLMPLHSAIASARLKSSIAMDSTCWSCLSQGLASPL; encoded by the exons atggcTTTCTTCTGCAGATCAGCTCTAATGGCGGGTACAAGGTCTATCGCAGCTCGTTCCAGAACCGTGACCCCAAAATCAATTCCCTCTCCTTTCTCCTCTTCAACCACCCGAGCCATCCCTCGTGCTTCGCG GATTGTTACGGTATTGGGAAGCGTCGAGTCATTGATGCCACTTCACAGTGCCATTGCATCTGCTCGACTCAAATCTAGCATTGCCATGGATTCTACCTGCTGGAGCTGCCTTTCTCAag GACTTGCATCACCATTATGA
- the LOC125418369 gene encoding protein NONRESPONDING TO OXYLIPINS 2, mitochondrial isoform X1: MAFFCRSALMAGTRSIAARSRTVTPKSIPSPFSSSTTRAIPRASRIVTVLGSVESLMPLHSAIASARLKSSIAMDSTCWSCLSQGLGLDTS, from the exons atggcTTTCTTCTGCAGATCAGCTCTAATGGCGGGTACAAGGTCTATCGCAGCTCGTTCCAGAACCGTGACCCCAAAATCAATTCCCTCTCCTTTCTCCTCTTCAACCACCCGAGCCATCCCTCGTGCTTCGCG GATTGTTACGGTATTGGGAAGCGTCGAGTCATTGATGCCACTTCACAGTGCCATTGCATCTGCTCGACTCAAATCTAGCATTGCCATGGATTCTACCTGCTGGAGCTGCCTTTCTCAag
- the LOC125418369 gene encoding protein NONRESPONDING TO OXYLIPINS 2, mitochondrial isoform X3: MAFFCRSALMAGTRSIAARSRTVTPKSIPSPFSSSTTRAIPRASRIVTVLGSVESLMPLHSAIASARLKSSIAMDSTCWSCLSQGLASPL; encoded by the exons atggcTTTCTTCTGCAGATCAGCTCTAATGGCGGGTACAAGGTCTATCGCAGCTCGTTCCAGAACCGTGACCCCAAAATCAATTCCCTCTCCTTTCTCCTCTTCAACCACCCGAGCCATCCCTCGTGCTTCGCG GATTGTTACGGTATTGGGAAGCGTCGAGTCATTGATGCCACTTCACAGTGCCATTGCATCTGCTCGACTCAAATCTAGCATTGCCATGGATTCTACCTGCTGGAGCTGCCTTTCTCAag GACTTGCATCACCATTGTGA